TCTGAGCAGTTACATTCAAACGAAAAATGATACATTCTCGTTTTCACTTGCAAATGGATTTCAGTTGATTGCTCCGATTTCAGGAACGATTTCTGAGTTATCTATCGTGCCTGGAAAACAAGTGAACGCCGGCGAACCGCTGTTCCGCATCATTGATACAAAAGAAGTGTGGATACGAGTCAACGTTCCTGTCACCGATATTGGAAAAGTGTCGCATCCCCAAAAAGCGTGGATGCAGATTTCTGGTGTAGAGGAACCGCTTTCAATAGATGAACAGAATGGAAAATTAATTTCTGTCGGAAATGTTGTTGAAGAAATGACGCGAACCGTTCCGGTGATTTTCCAGGTGAACAACTTCCTGAACACACTTCGCATCGGGATGATTGGCGAGGTACACATTTCAACCGGGAACGAACGTGATGCGCTTGTCGTGCCTGAATCTGCTCTCATTGAGGAAGAAGGACGATACAGCGTTTATGTTCATGTGGAAGGCGAAGCGTTTGCAAGGCGGGAAGTTCAACTTGGAGCGAAGGAAGCGGACCGGGTGGAAATTATCAGTGGAATTCTGGAGGGCGAACGTGTTGTAACGATCGGTGCATATCAGGTACGACTGGCATCGCTTTCGTCACAACTTCCGGCACACGGACACGCGCATTAAAAAAGAGGGAAGAAGAATATGCTCGATAGAATCATAAAAGCATCATTGAAAAACAGACTCCTCGTCATCATCGCGGGAGTTGCGCTTCTTGTTGTCGGTGCGTTTACCGTTACACAAATTCCCGTTGACGTTTTTCCCGACCTCACTGCCCCAACGGTCGTCATCCTCACCGAGGCGCATGGAATGGCAACGGAAGAAGTAGAAACCATGGTAACGTTTCCCATCGAAACTGCGGCGAACGGTGCTACGGGAGTGCGTCGTGTTCGTTCCTCCTCGGCGATGGGAATTTCGATTATCTGGGTAGAGTTTGATTGGGGAACGGATATTTTTATTGCGCGTCAAATCGTCAATGAAAAACTTCAGCTTATCAGCGCTCAATTACCGACAGGAGTCTCTGCTCCTGTTCTCGCTCCGATTTCTTCAATTATGGGAGAGATTATGCTCGTCAGTGTTGCAAGCGATAACCATTCACAACTCGATGTACGTACGGTTGCCGATTGGACGATTCGGAAACGGTTGCTTGCAGTTCCGGGTGTGTCGCAAGTCGTTCCGATCGGCGGCGGGAGAAAACAATATCAGGTTCTCGTTGATCCTGATAAGCTTCTCTCATACAATGTGTCGGTGGAGGATGTGTTACATGCAGTTGAAGAATCAAATGCAAATTCCTCAGGCGGTGTATTCATGGAGAAGGGGCAAGAGTATTTGATTCGCGGATTAGGGCGCGTCTATTCAGTGGATGACATTGGCATATCGGTCGTTACAGTGAGAAACAATGTTCCCATCCTCGTCAGCGATGTTGCAGAAATAAAGATTGATGCCGCAACGAAAATCGGTGATGGCTCGGTGAATGCAAAACCTGCTGTTGTTATTTCCATTCAGAAACAGCCCGGGGCAAATACACTTGAACTTACGGAACGTATCGAAGTAACTCTGGCGGATATTCAAAAAACACTTCCCGAAGGAATGAATATCAACTCACACATCTTCCGTCAGTCGGATTTCATTCAGATTGCCATCAACAATATTCTTGCCGCACTCCGCGATGGAGCGATTCTCGTCATCATTATTCTTATCCTGTTTCTTGGCAATGTTCGGACAACCTTCATCTCGCTAACAGCAATGCCGCTCTCTCTCATCTTTGCAATTTTTGTGATGAAGTTCTTTGATATTACTATCAATACGATGACACTCGGTGGAATGGCGATTGCGATTGGCGCGATTGTGGATGATGCAATCATTGATGTCGAAAATGTGTTCAGGCGATTGAAAGAGAATTCGAAGAAAGAGGAGAGTGAACGCCACCCCACGTTTGACGTTATCTTCGATGCTTCGCGTGAGATACGTTCATCCATCGTGAATGCCACACTCATCATCATCGTTGTTTTTTTGCCGCTCTTTTTCCTGAGCGGAGTTGAAGGACGGTTGCTCGCGCCGCTTGGGATTGCCTACATCGCCTCCATCGGTGCATCGCTGATTGTCGCGTTAACAATTACTCCCGCACTCTGTTTCTACTTATTACCGCGTGCGAAGTTCATGGCGAAAGATGGAGATAGTACTGTTGTAAGCGTGTTGAAACGAATGTATCTGAAAACGCTCAATCGGGTTCTGGCAAAACCAACGGCAATCCTTATTGGCGCGGCAATAGCATTAGTTGTTGCACTTGCGATTCTGCCGTTTCTCGGTCGGGCATTTCTGCCTGAGTTTAACGAGGGCTCGCTTACCATCAGCGTTGTAACGATGCCCGGAACATCGTTGGATGAATCAAACAAATTGGGAAATCTGGTGGAACAAATTCTGCTTGAACATCCTTGTATCAAATCAACAGCGCGGAGAACGGGACGCGCAGAACTTGATGAACACGCTCAGGGTGTCAACTCCGCCGAGCTGGATGCACGGTTCGAGCTTGATGACCGCTCGAAAGAACAAATGCTCAATGAACTTCGGAAAAGTTTAACGGTTGTCCCCGGAACAAATATTACGATTGGTCAACCGCTCGGACATCGCATTGACCACATGTTAAGCGGGACACGAGCAAATATTGCAGTGAAGATTTTCGGTTCAGATTTGCAACGACTTCGTTTGCTTGCTGAAACGGTGAGAAAGCAGATGGAGACAGTGGAAGGCGTTGCTGACCTTGCAGTCGAACAGCAAATGGATGTTCCGCAGATTCGTATCAAAGCGAACAGGCTTGCAATGGCAAAATACGGAATGACGGTTGCCGATTTTTCCGAAGCAATTGATGTTGCGTTCAATGGCGAGGTAGTATCGCAAGTGCTTGAAGGACAGAAATCATTCGATTTGCTTGTACGTTACAATGACAACCATCGGGGAAGTATTGAAAAAATTAAACAAGCTCTCTTTGATACACCGTCCGGGAAAAAGATTCCTATTCAGGAACTTGCAACCATCACTTCGGAAAAAGGAGCGAACAGCATCAGCAGGGAAAATGTTCAGCGTAAAATTGTTGTGCAGGCAAACGTTGCGGGACGGGATTTGAGAAGTGTCATCGAGGATATACAAAAACTTGTCGGAGCGAATGTCTCGTTTCCTGAAGGATATTATGTCGAGTACGGTGGTCAGTTCGAGAGCGAACAACGGGCGACGCGCATCATCGCTCTCCTCAGTCTTGCCGCAATTCTCGCAATCTACCTGATATTGTATCTTGAATTCCGTTCATTCAAAACGGCGTTATTAGTGATGGTAAATCTTCCTCTCGCGCTCATTGGCGGCGTGATTGCAGTTTTCTTTTCCAATGGTATTATCAGTATCGCATCGTTGGTTGGATTCATCACGTTGTTCGGTATTGCAACACGCAACGGAATCCTGATGGTATCGCACTACAACCATCTCATCGAAGAAGGAGTGAAGTTTCGTGAAGCAATCGTTCGCGGTTCGTTAGAGCGACTCAGTCCGATTCTCATGACGGCGTTGTCAGCCGGTCTTGCGCTTATTCCGCTTGCGATTGCCGGCAGTGAACCGGGAAACGAGATTCAATCACCGATGGCAATTGTTATTCTTGGCGGCTTACTCAGTTCAACTGCTTTGAATATGATTGTGATACCCGCGCTGTATGTGAAGTTTGGAAACAGGAAGTAAATGAAAAGATAATTCAACGTGGTTGATTCTGAAGTTTATGGTAAGAATGTCGGGAGAATTATTCGATAATACGTTGGAATGAATTATTTTCTCCAAACATTTCGTATCTTTCTCCTCAATGAAATCGCTCCTTCGCCTCAAACCATATCTCTGGAAATACAAGAAAACGCTTCTCTTTGGTTTCATCACAGTTATTGCAAGTAATTTGTTTACTGTGGTTCAACCGAAATTAATCGGTCGTGCGGTTGATGAATTAAAACGAGGATTGGAAATCAGACAGATTGATGAATGGACGCTGGCACAATATGCGGCAATCATAGTCGGATTGACATTGGTTGCCGGCGTGTTTACGTTCCTGACGCGGCAAACAATCATCGTCATTTCGCGGCACATCGAGTTTGATATCCGGAACGATTTTCTGGCGCACATCCAGAAACTCCCTCTTTCGTATTTTCAAAATACTCCCACCGGCGATTTGATGGCGCACTCTACCAACGATATCGGCGCGGTGCGAAACGTTCTCGGTCCCGGCGTTATGTACCCGACCGATACGCTCATGACCTTCAGCATGACGCTCGCGATGATGTTTGCCGCCGATTGGCAGTTGACATTGTACGCGCTTCTTCCGCTTCCGTTCGTTTCGTTTGCGGTTTATAAACTTGGCAAAATTGTCCACAAGAAATTTGAAGAGCGGCAACAGCAATTCTCCGAAATCACGATGCGGGCGCAGGAAAATCTTTCCGGCATTCGCATCGTGCAGGCGTACGTGCGGGAGAACTACGAGATTGAACTCTTTGAGAAACTCAGCTTCGATTACCTGAAACGTAATTTGGTTCTGGCAAAAGTTCAATCCATTATGTGGCCCCTGATGTTTCTGCTTGTCGGTTGTTCGCTCGTCATCACGGTGTATGTCGGCGGACTGAAAGTGATTGACGGAGAAATGTCCATCGGTACGCTCACAGCATTTTTTGGTTATTTGATTTTGCTTATCTGGCCCATGATTGCATTCGGTTGGGTGACAAACATTTTACAGCAGGGCGCCGCTTCAATGGAACGACTCGGGAAAATATTCGATACGGTTCCTGAGATTCAAAATTCAAACGAGACAGATTTTTCCATCAAGGAAATTCAAGGAACGATTGAGTTTAGAAATGTTTCGTTCACACACAAAGGAGCGAGTAAGCAAACGCTCGAAAAACTCAACCTGAAGATTGAGCAGGGAGTAACACTTGCGATTGTCGGTTACACCGGTTCGGGAAAATCGTCGCTCATTAATCTCATTCCCCGTTTGTATGATGTTACGGATGGTGAGTTGCTTATTGACGGGATTGATGTAAAAAAAATTCCGCTGGAGGTTCTGCGACAACACATCGGCTATGTTCCACAGGAGACATTTCTTTTTTCCGATTCGATTGCCGACAACATTTCTTACGGCACTGATAACGGAACGGAAGAACATGTCAGAGAAGTTGCCGAGATTTCCCAAATCGCCAAAGACATTCAGGAGTTTCCGAAAGGATTTGAAACGATGATTGGCGAACGAGGCATCACACTCTCCGGCGGACAGAAGCAACGAACAAGCATCGCCCGCGCCATTATGCGCAATCCCAAAATTTTAATTCTTGATGATTCCCTCTCTGCAGTTGATACTTATACCGAAGAAGAAATTCTGAAGCGACTTCGCACTGTCATGAAGAACCGAACGAGCATTATCATCAGTCACCGAATTTCCACAGTTAAGGATGCTGATTTGATAGTTGTCTTAGATAAGGGGCAAATTAAAGAACAAGGTTCACACAGTGAATTGTTGGAGCTTGGTGGAATTTATGCTGAATTGTATGAGAAGCAACTTCTTGAACAAGAATTAGAAATGCTATGACACAGGTAAACGAAACCTACTTACTCACTGTGTCATTCCCGTGCCAACGGGAATCCAAAATCATCGAGAGCGAAATGGATTCCTGCTTTCGCAGGAATGACAATGCATACGATTTGACTTTTTGATTTGATCAATGAACGAAGAAGAAATCCTCGGTAAAGCCTACGACACCCGTTTAATGAAACGGCTTCTCAGATACTTGAAGCCGTATCGCTGGCATGTGGTGATTGGTATCGGACTCAGCGTGATTGTTGCCGGGATGGAAGCGGTGCGCCCGTGGTTTACACAACATGCGGTTGATGTCAACATCAAGCAAGGAGACAAAACCGGATTGCTGATTACCGCTGTCGTTTTCTTTCTTGTATTGATTTTGCGCGGGTTGATTCAGTATGCGAATACGTACCTGACACAGTGGGTCGGACAAAAAGCTATCTTCGATTTGCGGATGGAAGTCTTCAAGCATCTGCAGGGGTTAGGGCTGAAATTCTTCGACCGGAATCCGATTGGGCGATTGGTTACCCGCGTTACAAACGACATCGAAGTGCTGAATGAAATGTTTGCGTCGGGAATCGTCATGGTCTTCAGCGATGTCTTTACGATTGCAGGAATTGTGTGGTTCATGTTTTCCATGAACTGGGAACTTGCGCTTATTTCCCTCAGTGTTGTCCCGATTTTATTTTATGGAACATTTCTGTTCAGAAAGAAAGCGCGGGAGACGTACCGGGATGTCCGGCTTCATCTTGCCCGCATCAACACATTCATGCAGGAACATATCACCGGCATGATGGTTGACCAAATTTTCAACCGCGAGAAGAAATCGTATCACAAATTTTCCGGCATCAATGCCGATTTACGCGACGCTCATGTACGCTCAATCTTTTATTACGCACTCTTTTATCCCGGAATTGATTTGGTCGGTGCTGTTGCAATCGGTTTGTTGCTTTGGTACGCAGGACTCGATTCACTTGGCGGTAACATAACAGTCGGAACCGTGATGGCGTTTTTGCAATTCAACGAAATGTTCTGGCGTCCCATTCGCGATTTGTCTGAGAAATACAATATCATGCAAACAGCGATGGCATCATCAGAGCGCGTCTTCAAATTGCTTGACGACAATACAAAAGTTGAGTACACGGTTCCGATTGATGATTCACGATTGAAGGTTCACAATTCACAACTTGCGCCACAGGCGCATCCGCCTTTGGCGGACACAACTCACGACTCACCATTTAAGGGAAGAATCGAATTCAAGAATGTCTGGTTCGCCTACGATAAAGAAGACTGGGTGCTAAAGAACGTTACACTGAAGATTGAGCCGGGGGAAACAGTGGCGATTGTCGGACATACGGGCGCGGGGAAAACGACCATTACGAATTTGCTCTGCCGTTTTTACGAATTCCAGCGCGGTGAAATTCTTGTTGATGGAATTGATATCAGATTGTTCAACAAAGAAGATTTGAGAAAACATATCGCCATTGTGTTGCAGGATGTGTTTCTCTTTTCGGGCGACATCAAAACAAACATCACTCTGGGGAACGAAGAAATTTCGTCTGATAGAATGAAGGCGGCGGCGAGAGTTGTTGGCGCTCATCGGTTCATCGAGGCGTTGCCGAATCAGTACGATGCGGAAGTGAAAGAGCGCGGCTCAACGCTTTCCGTCGGACAAAAGCAGTTGATTTCCTTCGCGCGTGCGCTTGCCGTTCATCCCAAGATACTGATTCTCGATGAAGCGACATCAAGTGTGGATACCGAAACCGAAATTTTAATCCAACAAGCAATAAGAAAGTTGTTGCAAGGAAGAACTTCCATTGTCGTTGCGCATCGTCTCTCAACCATTCAGCGGGCGAACAAGATTATCGTCATGCACAAAGGTGAAATCCGTGAGATGGGAACGCATCAGGAATTGCTTGTGCTTGGCGGAATTTACTACAAGTTGTATCAACTACAGTATAAAGAGCAGGAAAAATTAACCACGGATATTCACTGAAAAAGCCACAGATAAAACGCGGATTATGTCTGTGTAAATCCGTTACATCCGTGTAATCCGTGATGAATTATTATGGAACATTTTGTAACTTCCGTTGGTACAATCTCAAGTTAAAAACAAAAAACAAGGTGACTTATGAAATACTTATTGATTTTCTCAATTCTTCTAACTCTCACGACTTCGTTTGGTTTAGCACAAACAAAACAAGCGGAACGAACTTCTGTTGACCTCACTATTTATAATCAGAATCTTTCCTTGATTCGGGAAGAGCGTGTATTGAAATTGCCCAAAGGAACAAGTAGGGTTGTTGTCCCGGACATCCCTGAGACAATTGACGGCACTTCCGTCCATTTCCTCAGCCTGACTGCGCCCGATGCGGTGAAAGTGCTCGAACAAAATTATCAATACGATTTGGTGAATCAAAATAAATTGATGGAAAAATATATCGGCAAGCAGGTAGAGTTCGTCCGGCTTGATGAATCAACGAAGAAGGAATTTACTGTTGAAGGAAAAATCCTTTCCATCAACCCGCTTGTGGCGGAAGTGAAAGAGAAAATCGAAATCAATCCCGCCGGGCGATTAGTTCTTCCATCGCTCCCTGAAGGATTGATTCTTCGACCGCAACTTGAGTGGCTTGTTTCGAACTCGAAAGAAGGAGAACACAAAACGGAAATC
This sequence is a window from Ignavibacteriota bacterium. Protein-coding genes within it:
- a CDS encoding ABC transporter ATP-binding protein; this encodes MNEEEILGKAYDTRLMKRLLRYLKPYRWHVVIGIGLSVIVAGMEAVRPWFTQHAVDVNIKQGDKTGLLITAVVFFLVLILRGLIQYANTYLTQWVGQKAIFDLRMEVFKHLQGLGLKFFDRNPIGRLVTRVTNDIEVLNEMFASGIVMVFSDVFTIAGIVWFMFSMNWELALISLSVVPILFYGTFLFRKKARETYRDVRLHLARINTFMQEHITGMMVDQIFNREKKSYHKFSGINADLRDAHVRSIFYYALFYPGIDLVGAVAIGLLLWYAGLDSLGGNITVGTVMAFLQFNEMFWRPIRDLSEKYNIMQTAMASSERVFKLLDDNTKVEYTVPIDDSRLKVHNSQLAPQAHPPLADTTHDSPFKGRIEFKNVWFAYDKEDWVLKNVTLKIEPGETVAIVGHTGAGKTTITNLLCRFYEFQRGEILVDGIDIRLFNKEDLRKHIAIVLQDVFLFSGDIKTNITLGNEEISSDRMKAAARVVGAHRFIEALPNQYDAEVKERGSTLSVGQKQLISFARALAVHPKILILDEATSSVDTETEILIQQAIRKLLQGRTSIVVAHRLSTIQRANKIIVMHKGEIREMGTHQELLVLGGIYYKLYQLQYKEQEKLTTDIH
- a CDS encoding efflux RND transporter permease subunit; amino-acid sequence: MLDRIIKASLKNRLLVIIAGVALLVVGAFTVTQIPVDVFPDLTAPTVVILTEAHGMATEEVETMVTFPIETAANGATGVRRVRSSSAMGISIIWVEFDWGTDIFIARQIVNEKLQLISAQLPTGVSAPVLAPISSIMGEIMLVSVASDNHSQLDVRTVADWTIRKRLLAVPGVSQVVPIGGGRKQYQVLVDPDKLLSYNVSVEDVLHAVEESNANSSGGVFMEKGQEYLIRGLGRVYSVDDIGISVVTVRNNVPILVSDVAEIKIDAATKIGDGSVNAKPAVVISIQKQPGANTLELTERIEVTLADIQKTLPEGMNINSHIFRQSDFIQIAINNILAALRDGAILVIIILILFLGNVRTTFISLTAMPLSLIFAIFVMKFFDITINTMTLGGMAIAIGAIVDDAIIDVENVFRRLKENSKKEESERHPTFDVIFDASREIRSSIVNATLIIIVVFLPLFFLSGVEGRLLAPLGIAYIASIGASLIVALTITPALCFYLLPRAKFMAKDGDSTVVSVLKRMYLKTLNRVLAKPTAILIGAAIALVVALAILPFLGRAFLPEFNEGSLTISVVTMPGTSLDESNKLGNLVEQILLEHPCIKSTARRTGRAELDEHAQGVNSAELDARFELDDRSKEQMLNELRKSLTVVPGTNITIGQPLGHRIDHMLSGTRANIAVKIFGSDLQRLRLLAETVRKQMETVEGVADLAVEQQMDVPQIRIKANRLAMAKYGMTVADFSEAIDVAFNGEVVSQVLEGQKSFDLLVRYNDNHRGSIEKIKQALFDTPSGKKIPIQELATITSEKGANSISRENVQRKIVVQANVAGRDLRSVIEDIQKLVGANVSFPEGYYVEYGGQFESEQRATRIIALLSLAAILAIYLILYLEFRSFKTALLVMVNLPLALIGGVIAVFFSNGIISIASLVGFITLFGIATRNGILMVSHYNHLIEEGVKFREAIVRGSLERLSPILMTALSAGLALIPLAIAGSEPGNEIQSPMAIVILGGLLSSTALNMIVIPALYVKFGNRK
- a CDS encoding ABC transporter ATP-binding protein: MKSLLRLKPYLWKYKKTLLFGFITVIASNLFTVVQPKLIGRAVDELKRGLEIRQIDEWTLAQYAAIIVGLTLVAGVFTFLTRQTIIVISRHIEFDIRNDFLAHIQKLPLSYFQNTPTGDLMAHSTNDIGAVRNVLGPGVMYPTDTLMTFSMTLAMMFAADWQLTLYALLPLPFVSFAVYKLGKIVHKKFEERQQQFSEITMRAQENLSGIRIVQAYVRENYEIELFEKLSFDYLKRNLVLAKVQSIMWPLMFLLVGCSLVITVYVGGLKVIDGEMSIGTLTAFFGYLILLIWPMIAFGWVTNILQQGAASMERLGKIFDTVPEIQNSNETDFSIKEIQGTIEFRNVSFTHKGASKQTLEKLNLKIEQGVTLAIVGYTGSGKSSLINLIPRLYDVTDGELLIDGIDVKKIPLEVLRQHIGYVPQETFLFSDSIADNISYGTDNGTEEHVREVAEISQIAKDIQEFPKGFETMIGERGITLSGGQKQRTSIARAIMRNPKILILDDSLSAVDTYTEEEILKRLRTVMKNRTSIIISHRISTVKDADLIVVLDKGQIKEQGSHSELLELGGIYAELYEKQLLEQELEML